One Methanobacterium sp. genomic region harbors:
- a CDS encoding polysaccharide pyruvyl transferase family protein, with protein sequence MKEKIFMFGYYGWKNTGDDAMIYALIQEFFRKNPLSEFVVVSDDSLKIPAETENYVRFIKNNLFVILKEILSSSAVLWGGGTFMYDHTNTGRQFVNLTLILSIVLFSRLLRKQVYLLGIGVEPLTTKIGKFLSKSICKLSGFVSVRDSISLNMLENLGLNKVRLSFDLSALLEPRKCHNKTGNKILGMSILPFFSIYHNDPERDMLMVDEIVKALKKWLSTDKKNLIYLFTFKGKSKEDDVQITKILGKKLNHEDRVILIPYKKDPLDSLALLSCCDVFVGMRYHSCVFAYLSNIPMIIINYFQKCGSLAEDTGLTSSALISPDDILEGKFEDYLESLMKKPEDFKAKLSTLEARSMAKMGLPFSSDDLKGVIA encoded by the coding sequence ATGAAGGAAAAAATTTTCATGTTTGGTTACTACGGCTGGAAAAACACTGGAGATGATGCTATGATCTATGCATTGATACAGGAATTTTTCAGGAAAAATCCTCTTTCTGAATTTGTGGTAGTCTCAGATGATTCATTAAAAATTCCAGCGGAAACAGAAAACTATGTTAGGTTCATAAAAAATAACCTATTTGTTATATTAAAAGAAATTCTATCTTCTTCAGCAGTTTTATGGGGGGGAGGGACTTTTATGTATGATCATACCAATACGGGGAGACAATTTGTAAATTTAACATTAATATTATCTATCGTTCTTTTTTCACGATTACTGCGGAAACAGGTTTATCTTCTGGGCATTGGGGTTGAGCCGCTCACCACGAAGATCGGTAAGTTTTTGTCTAAAAGTATATGCAAACTATCTGGATTTGTAAGTGTAAGAGACAGTATATCTTTAAATATGCTGGAAAATTTGGGTTTAAATAAAGTTAGACTTTCATTTGACCTTTCAGCTCTCCTTGAGCCACGTAAATGTCATAACAAAACAGGAAATAAAATTTTAGGCATGTCAATTCTCCCGTTTTTCAGTATTTATCATAATGATCCAGAAAGAGACATGCTGATGGTTGATGAAATAGTTAAAGCGCTAAAAAAATGGCTTTCAACTGATAAAAAGAATTTAATTTATTTATTTACATTTAAAGGAAAATCTAAGGAGGATGACGTTCAAATTACCAAAATTTTGGGGAAAAAATTAAATCATGAGGATAGGGTGATACTTATTCCCTATAAAAAAGATCCCTTAGATAGTTTAGCATTGCTTTCTTGCTGCGACGTATTTGTAGGTATGAGATACCATTCCTGTGTTTTTGCTTATCTATCAAACATTCCTATGATTATTATTAACTATTTTCAAAAGTGCGGATCACTTGCAGAAGATACAGGGTTGACATCGTCTGCTTTGATATCTCCTGATGACATATTGGAAGGAAAATTTGAAGATTATCTTGAAAGTCTCATGAAAAAACCTGAAGATTTTAAAGCTAAGCTCTCCACCTTAGAAGCGAGATCTATGGCAAAAATGGGACTGCCTTTTTCGTCAGATGATTTAAAGGGAGTAATTGCTTAA
- a CDS encoding GNAT family N-acetyltransferase gives MNSSFIIKEYTDNYKEKVFSLRKAVYDETFDEDEWNWKFKSGKILIAVNDKDEVISLRPTIPIRLKFRDKTLKSGMNVDVMTHPDYRRMGLFSTLVNESFKMLKELGVHIVYTFPNNFSFPGYKKRIKWKYVDSLPLLVKVLKPRSFVKKYIKNPYVQKCLYPVADAFNHLIFVSKTKSENRNLLINQIYCFNENFDLLWQELSNQFEIAVIRDSKYLNWRYVQRPGYDYKIFSAVEDDVLKGYIVLREDTMFDLKLGLVVDILTFDDNTACSLLLHAYNLFKDNDMDIMGCLMLNTSMYFDVLKKAGFLKLPKKYSPKEFFFVVKADDDIIAPDVAYSSKNWFLTFGDIDIA, from the coding sequence ATGAATTCAAGTTTCATTATTAAGGAATATACAGATAACTATAAAGAAAAAGTTTTTAGTCTTCGAAAAGCGGTTTATGATGAAACTTTCGATGAGGATGAATGGAACTGGAAATTTAAATCAGGTAAAATCCTGATTGCAGTAAATGATAAGGACGAAGTTATAAGTTTAAGGCCTACAATTCCAATCAGGTTAAAATTCAGGGATAAAACCCTAAAATCTGGGATGAATGTGGATGTGATGACTCATCCGGATTACAGGAGAATGGGCTTATTTTCAACACTTGTTAATGAATCCTTTAAAATGTTAAAGGAATTAGGAGTCCATATTGTCTATACTTTTCCCAATAATTTTTCCTTTCCCGGATATAAAAAAAGAATAAAATGGAAATACGTTGATTCACTGCCACTTTTGGTAAAGGTTTTAAAACCAAGAAGTTTCGTTAAAAAATATATAAAAAATCCATATGTTCAAAAATGCCTTTATCCAGTTGCAGATGCTTTTAACCATTTAATTTTTGTTTCCAAAACTAAATCAGAAAATAGAAATTTATTAATTAATCAGATATATTGTTTTAATGAAAATTTTGATTTATTATGGCAGGAACTCTCAAATCAATTTGAAATCGCCGTAATACGTGATAGTAAATATCTTAACTGGAGATATGTCCAACGCCCTGGTTACGATTATAAAATATTTTCTGCTGTTGAAGATGATGTTTTAAAAGGTTATATAGTTTTAAGGGAGGATACTATGTTCGACCTCAAGTTAGGACTTGTCGTGGATATTCTTACTTTTGATGATAATACTGCTTGTTCGTTACTTTTGCACGCTTATAATCTTTTTAAAGATAATGATATGGATATTATGGGTTGTTTAATGCTTAATACATCCATGTACTTTGATGTACTTAAAAAAGCTGGATTTTTGAAGTTACCTAAAAAATATTCTCCTAAAGAATTTTTTTTCGTAGTAAAAGCTGATGATGACATTATAGCTCCAGATGTTGCTTATTCTTCAAAAAACTGGTTTTTAACCTTTGGAGATATTGATATTGCATAG
- a CDS encoding glycosyltransferase, translating to MKILLVQNTDYIKRNPGQQHHLSELISLRGHEIRVIDFEILWKSEGRREFKSKREIFRGVSKIHKGVEVTVIRPGIVKIPFLDYLSLFYSQKKEIERQIREFKPDIILSLGIVAYLAGKAAKKHDIPFVYYWIDVSHRLIPAKFLHPLGRIMEKIALKKADKVLTINYRLKDYVINLGSTPEETKVIGAGVNLENFDPSISGSAVKAEYGINDDDIVVFFMGWLYQFSGLKEVAIELSKVKKDYTHLKLLIVGDGDAYNEIRDIKEKFGLNNQLILTGKVPYEKIPEFIASSDVCILPAYPDEKIMKEIVPIKIYEYMAMKKPVVTTPLKGIMGEFGNNNGILYANKPEDVLKIAIKLIKNNKAEFEGNKARKLVENYNWNCIADEFEGVLNEVQQKSK from the coding sequence ATGAAAATACTGCTGGTTCAAAATACAGATTATATTAAGAGAAATCCTGGTCAACAACATCATTTATCAGAGTTGATTTCCCTTAGGGGACATGAAATTAGGGTAATTGATTTTGAAATACTGTGGAAGAGTGAAGGCAGGAGGGAATTCAAATCTAAAAGAGAAATTTTTCGGGGAGTATCCAAAATCCATAAAGGCGTGGAGGTCACTGTTATACGCCCTGGAATCGTTAAAATTCCATTTTTAGATTATTTATCTCTTTTTTATAGTCAAAAAAAAGAAATTGAAAGGCAAATTAGAGAATTTAAACCAGACATAATCTTAAGTTTGGGGATCGTGGCTTATTTGGCAGGTAAAGCAGCTAAAAAGCATGATATACCTTTTGTTTATTATTGGATCGATGTGAGCCATAGACTCATTCCTGCTAAGTTTCTTCATCCCCTTGGACGGATAATGGAGAAAATAGCTCTTAAAAAAGCGGATAAAGTACTTACTATTAATTATAGGCTTAAAGACTATGTTATTAATCTTGGATCTACTCCGGAGGAGACTAAAGTTATTGGTGCAGGGGTTAATCTTGAGAATTTTGATCCAAGTATCAGTGGTAGTGCTGTAAAAGCTGAATATGGGATAAATGATGATGATATTGTTGTATTTTTTATGGGATGGTTATATCAATTTTCAGGGCTTAAAGAAGTTGCCATAGAACTTTCTAAAGTTAAAAAGGATTATACACACCTTAAACTTTTAATTGTAGGCGATGGTGATGCTTACAATGAAATAAGAGATATAAAAGAAAAATTTGGTTTAAATAATCAACTTATTTTGACTGGTAAGGTTCCATATGAAAAAATACCTGAATTTATAGCTTCATCAGACGTATGCATACTCCCTGCTTATCCTGATGAGAAGATCATGAAAGAGATAGTTCCTATAAAAATTTATGAGTATATGGCCATGAAAAAGCCAGTTGTAACTACTCCTCTTAAGGGAATAATGGGAGAATTTGGCAATAATAATGGAATTTTATACGCCAATAAACCAGAAGATGTATTAAAAATAGCAATTAAACTGATTAAAAATAATAAAGCCGAATTTGAAGGAAATAAGGCTAGAAAATTAGTTGAAAATTATAACTGGAATTGTATCGCTGATGAGTTTGAGGGGGTACTCAATGAAGTACAACAGAAAAGTAAATGA
- a CDS encoding glycosyltransferase, translating to MKILMITCTFPPRKFGGITRSSYNLANELVKRGHEVDVCTTDLGDDSNSRLRVRRKESLDGINVHYFRNISNYLAFNHRLFLPIGFISFIRENISKYDIIHVNDYRSILAVAVSYYSKIYNKPYILQTHGAMIPFFNKTILKKIFDKIYGKRILKDASKIIASTELEASHYVPVETKENIEIIPNPIELSDFNVSTEKGSFRKKYGLNNQKILLFLNRINKVKGIDLLLQSYAELGMNETMLVIVGPDDGYLEEINKLIKKLDIADKILYVGPLYGKEKLEAYTDANVYILPSLFESFGNTVVEALMCGTPVITTENCGNAYLAKKFGRVVKNDKNEINRAIKDILSCENYNIEEIRTYIENIFNIDSIMGRVECVYKNGKGASEIEQV from the coding sequence ATGAAAATTTTGATGATAACATGTACATTTCCTCCCCGCAAATTTGGAGGAATTACCAGAAGTTCTTATAACCTGGCTAATGAACTGGTAAAACGAGGGCATGAAGTTGACGTGTGTACAACTGATCTTGGGGATGATTCAAATTCAAGGTTAAGAGTACGGCGTAAAGAATCTTTAGATGGCATTAATGTACATTATTTCAGAAATATAAGCAATTATTTAGCATTTAATCATCGTTTATTCTTGCCTATAGGTTTTATTTCATTTATAAGGGAAAATATCAGTAAATATGACATAATTCATGTTAATGACTACAGAAGTATTTTGGCCGTTGCAGTTAGCTACTATTCTAAAATATATAATAAGCCTTATATTTTACAGACACATGGTGCAATGATACCTTTTTTTAATAAAACGATATTAAAAAAGATATTTGATAAAATATATGGTAAAAGAATTTTGAAAGACGCTTCTAAAATAATTGCATCAACTGAACTGGAAGCAAGTCATTATGTTCCTGTTGAAACTAAAGAAAACATTGAAATTATTCCAAATCCAATTGAACTATCCGATTTTAATGTTTCAACAGAAAAGGGAAGTTTCAGGAAGAAATATGGGTTAAATAACCAGAAAATACTGCTTTTTTTAAACAGGATTAACAAGGTTAAAGGAATTGATCTGCTTTTACAGTCTTATGCAGAACTGGGAATGAATGAAACAATGCTTGTTATAGTTGGTCCAGATGATGGATATCTTGAAGAGATTAATAAATTGATTAAAAAGCTTGATATTGCTGATAAAATATTATATGTGGGTCCCCTTTATGGAAAAGAAAAATTAGAGGCCTATACAGATGCAAACGTTTATATATTGCCTTCTTTATTTGAAAGTTTTGGAAATACTGTTGTTGAGGCATTAATGTGTGGAACTCCTGTAATTACTACTGAAAACTGTGGTAATGCATATTTAGCGAAGAAATTTGGAAGAGTGGTAAAAAATGATAAAAATGAGATTAATAGGGCTATTAAGGATATTTTAAGCTGTGAAAATTACAATATTGAAGAAATACGGACTTATATTGAAAATATTTTTAATATAGATTCAATTATGGGCCGTGTTGAATGTGTCTATAAAAATGGTAAGGGAGCATCTGAAATTGAACAAGTTTGA
- a CDS encoding methyltransferase domain-containing protein has product MKYNRKVNDFLKMENGRVKIENTFKKQIYNATPQSYKTHMGIGPYFIPIFNIMCWKRLELALELSKKYFNHQKLRICDFGCGLGVLVNRLSNVYPESQICGIDIYSDELLKVAANISDQVSQDKNYSFSQNNIENPSSIEKFDLIFCLDVLEHVNNVKIALNNLKSFLNEESILIIAVSVENWYLKLLMEIYTLNGRFGTNDPHWHGDIKDYGHFEKMLKANYNILESFYVPNRFLAYDKIFVCKNRG; this is encoded by the coding sequence ATGAAGTACAACAGAAAAGTAAATGATTTCCTTAAAATGGAAAACGGAAGGGTCAAAATTGAAAATACTTTTAAAAAGCAGATTTATAATGCAACTCCACAGTCGTATAAAACACATATGGGAATAGGGCCTTATTTTATTCCTATATTTAATATAATGTGCTGGAAACGCCTGGAACTTGCTCTTGAACTTTCCAAAAAATATTTTAACCATCAAAAGTTGAGAATATGTGATTTTGGATGTGGATTGGGAGTTCTGGTGAACCGGTTAAGTAATGTTTATCCGGAATCCCAGATTTGTGGGATTGATATATACTCTGATGAACTGCTTAAGGTTGCAGCCAATATCAGTGATCAGGTTTCACAGGACAAAAACTACTCTTTTTCCCAAAATAACATAGAAAATCCCTCTTCTATAGAAAAATTCGATCTTATTTTCTGTTTAGATGTACTTGAGCATGTAAACAATGTAAAAATAGCTTTAAATAACTTAAAAAGTTTTTTAAACGAAGAATCTATTTTAATCATCGCTGTATCGGTTGAAAATTGGTATTTAAAATTATTAATGGAAATTTATACCTTAAACGGACGTTTTGGGACAAATGATCCCCATTGGCACGGTGATATAAAGGATTACGGGCATTTTGAAAAAATGCTTAAGGCAAATTATAACATTTTAGAAAGTTTTTATGTACCTAATCGATTTTTAGCTTATGATAAAATCTTTGTTTGCAAAAATAGGGGATAA